A DNA window from Planctomycetia bacterium contains the following coding sequences:
- the dprA gene encoding DNA-protecting protein DprA has product MNWDEETLARLKLHLLPGLGPKTLAALLDRFKTAQYILQTPTDELMTVTHIGQKTAEQLTSAISRIDIQKELNLVKQHHATLLHLDHPDYPALLKSIPTAPFFLFCRGAFTAADSQSVAIVGSRHCTAYGKRIATRLATGLAKAGWTIVSGLARGIDGIAHTAALEAGGRTVAVLAGGLAKIYPPEHKDLAERVIERGVLISEMPMGMSPMPDLFPRRNRIISGLSRAVIIVEAATRSGALITARLAGEQGREVLAVPGLIDSEASEGPHQLIRQGATLIRSVDDVLEALNALPAIEDDTIETAASSQTETVTKKKPDDPPANLSSIQLQLWNAMGSESALVDELVAQTSLGISDINSSLLMMELSGHIRRLPGNRFARK; this is encoded by the coding sequence ATGAACTGGGATGAGGAAACCCTGGCCCGATTGAAACTGCACCTGCTGCCAGGTCTTGGCCCTAAGACACTGGCTGCACTGCTTGATCGTTTCAAGACAGCTCAATATATCCTGCAAACACCTACCGATGAATTGATGACTGTTACTCACATTGGCCAGAAAACTGCTGAACAACTTACCTCAGCTATTTCCAGAATAGATATTCAGAAGGAATTGAATCTGGTTAAACAGCACCACGCAACACTTCTGCATCTGGATCATCCTGATTATCCTGCGTTGTTAAAAAGTATTCCTACTGCTCCGTTCTTTCTGTTTTGTCGTGGTGCGTTCACTGCAGCGGATAGCCAATCGGTAGCAATCGTGGGATCGCGCCACTGTACCGCCTACGGAAAACGAATTGCCACCAGGCTCGCCACAGGATTAGCAAAGGCAGGATGGACGATTGTCAGTGGATTAGCCCGAGGTATTGATGGAATTGCCCACACCGCAGCCTTGGAAGCGGGCGGACGAACCGTTGCCGTCCTGGCAGGTGGCCTGGCTAAAATCTATCCTCCGGAACATAAAGACCTGGCTGAGCGTGTTATCGAGCGTGGAGTTCTTATCAGCGAAATGCCGATGGGAATGTCTCCCATGCCCGACTTGTTCCCACGCCGCAATCGTATCATCAGTGGCTTGAGCCGGGCGGTAATTATTGTGGAAGCAGCCACTCGGAGCGGAGCATTGATAACGGCGCGACTGGCTGGAGAGCAAGGCCGCGAAGTACTGGCTGTACCGGGCCTCATCGACAGCGAAGCCAGTGAAGGCCCTCATCAACTCATCCGCCAGGGTGCCACTTTGATTCGTTCCGTAGATGATGTCCTGGAAGCATTGAATGCATTGCCTGCCATTGAGGATGACACCATCGAGACTGCTGCTTCATCACAAACTGAAACAGTGACCAAGAAGAAACCTGATGATCCGCCAGCTAATCTTTCCTCCATACAGTTGCAGCTTTGGAATGCGATGGGAAGCGAAAGTGCCCTGGTAGATGAACTGGTTGCACAAACCTCGCTCGGCATTTCCGATATCAACAGTTCCCTCCTCATGATGGAACTATCAGGGCATATTCGGCGATTACCTGGTAATCGCTTTGCCAGGAAATGA
- the aroB gene encoding 3-dehydroquinate synthase — protein sequence MVHVHLGPRSYNIHIGCNLEENLAQYFPAGSRSAKVCLITDQNSKVHAQLVASLLEKNGVITRLVCLPAGEDQKCLATLSRLYDELVEFKADRQTIVAAVGGGVIGDLAGFAAATFNRGIRLLMIPTTLLAMVDSSVGGKVGINHPKGKNLIGAFHQPMGVVIHLPFLQTLPDREFCSGLAEVVKYGMIMDEAFFRWLTHAGTDWRNTTIVEHIVETSCRHKATVVQEDEYETNGLRAILNFGHTFAHAIETVAGYGTLLHGEAVAIGMVAACRTAVRMNWFSEREIDECLIPLLQSMHLPIRLQNNWSVDSLLSTMKHDKKNIHGQLRLVLPRWIGKVESGVEVDEGLVREVLATRLAGPHELG from the coding sequence ATCGTTCACGTTCATCTGGGACCTCGCAGTTACAACATACACATTGGATGTAATCTGGAAGAAAATCTTGCCCAGTACTTCCCTGCAGGCTCGCGAAGTGCAAAAGTTTGCTTAATCACCGATCAGAATTCCAAGGTTCATGCACAACTGGTTGCATCGTTGCTTGAAAAAAATGGCGTCATCACGAGACTTGTTTGCCTGCCTGCCGGGGAAGATCAGAAATGTCTCGCGACGCTTTCCCGCCTGTACGATGAATTGGTCGAATTCAAAGCAGATCGCCAAACGATCGTTGCAGCAGTTGGTGGTGGTGTAATCGGCGACTTGGCTGGGTTCGCAGCTGCTACTTTCAATCGTGGCATTCGACTTCTCATGATACCAACTACCCTGCTGGCTATGGTGGACAGCAGCGTGGGCGGCAAAGTTGGAATCAATCATCCAAAAGGCAAGAATCTGATCGGCGCCTTTCATCAGCCTATGGGTGTGGTAATTCACCTCCCTTTTCTGCAAACACTACCTGATAGAGAGTTTTGCAGTGGGTTGGCTGAAGTCGTGAAATATGGCATGATTATGGATGAAGCATTCTTCCGATGGCTGACTCATGCTGGTACCGATTGGCGGAATACCACGATTGTGGAGCACATAGTGGAAACCAGTTGCAGACATAAGGCAACGGTAGTTCAGGAAGATGAGTATGAGACAAACGGTTTACGTGCCATCTTGAATTTTGGTCACACGTTTGCCCACGCAATCGAAACCGTTGCCGGCTATGGCACACTGCTTCATGGCGAAGCTGTTGCAATCGGAATGGTGGCAGCCTGCAGAACTGCTGTTCGCATGAACTGGTTTTCAGAGCGAGAAATAGATGAGTGCCTGATACCCCTTCTTCAGAGTATGCACCTGCCGATCAGATTGCAGAACAACTGGTCTGTTGATTCGTTATTATCGACCATGAAACATGATAAGAAAAATATACATGGTCAATTACGGCTGGTGCTGCCCAGATGGATCGGGAAGGTAGAATCTGGAGTGGAGGTTGATGAAGGCCTCGTCAGGGAAGTGTTGGCAACCAGATTGGCAGGCCCCCATGAACTGGGATGA